The Dehalogenimonas lykanthroporepellens BL-DC-9 genome includes a window with the following:
- a CDS encoding hypothetical protein (KEGG: noc:Noc_2744 hypothetical protein) codes for MKTCPLLTTSIIYDTISNVTKAEKLERRIRENPENTALEDLESVINRYGKIVFGGNHPKAVIGGHVFPYKRENPVKAHYVEKILEMIDELKGEDSVSEK; via the coding sequence ATGAAAACTTGCCCCCTGTTGACAACTAGTATCATATACGATACTATATCCAACGTGACCAAAGCCGAAAAACTGGAGCGGAGAATACGGGAAAACCCGGAAAATACGGCTCTGGAAGACCTGGAATCGGTGATAAACAGGTACGGAAAAATCGTGTTCGGCGGTAACCATCCCAAAGCCGTCATCGGCGGGCATGTCTTTCCATACAAAAGAGAAAACCCGGTGAAAGCTCATTATGTGGAAAAGATACTGGAGATGATAGATGAACTCAAGGGAGAAGATTCCGTTTCGGAAAAATGA
- a CDS encoding HicB family protein (PFAM: HicB family protein~KEGG: HicB family protein): MVVTRIKKQGDKLGRDVDYYMNLPYTMKVKYRPEQGGYYVAGYVELPDLTMTGESPEEAVRELLAEKADWFKTSLDEGIDIPLPVEPRKYSGKIMVRIPPSLHESLIEIADAEGVSLNQVMVSALSRSVGRKEAGQKP, encoded by the coding sequence ATGGTTGTTACAAGAATCAAAAAGCAGGGCGACAAGTTGGGGCGTGATGTCGATTACTACATGAATCTGCCTTATACCATGAAGGTGAAGTATCGGCCGGAGCAAGGAGGGTATTACGTTGCCGGGTACGTGGAACTGCCTGATTTGACTATGACCGGGGAAAGCCCTGAAGAGGCGGTGCGGGAACTGCTGGCGGAGAAGGCTGACTGGTTCAAGACCAGTCTTGATGAAGGCATAGATATTCCTTTGCCGGTGGAACCCCGCAAATACAGCGGTAAGATCATGGTACGCATTCCGCCGTCGCTACATGAGTCCCTGATTGAGATTGCGGACGCTGAGGGAGTCAGTTTGAATCAGGTTATGGTGTCTGCGCTTTCCCGGTCGGTAGGGCGCAAGGAAGCCGGACAGAAACCGTAA
- a CDS encoding inner-membrane translocator (PFAM: inner-membrane translocator~KEGG: tel:tlr1592 branched-chain amino acid ABC transporter permease protein), translated as MNWEQIILNSAVTGSLYLIAAVGLTLLYGLVKFPNFAHAEFMAVGGFLGYFIAEQLGWPLPVAYPVAFLGAGIVGFLSYRGVFKPLADKAGTTIIHLMVASMALGFILRHTTGEIWGFSSLTFGIIWPIYEIGSLRISLHWIIIIVTAIAVGVGMHYLLTRTKIGKAIRATASNPRLALAAGIDTTRVLMITWFLSAGLAGIAGLFRAVETRITPYVGWDIILPTFAVVVLGGIGSFYGAMVAAFAIGLMENIGVVLLSEIGLSTQYRMAIPFIVLIIVLIFRPQGLAKAFKGN; from the coding sequence TTGAACTGGGAACAGATAATACTCAATTCAGCGGTTACCGGCAGTCTGTATCTGATTGCGGCTGTCGGGCTGACGCTTTTATACGGGCTGGTCAAGTTCCCCAATTTCGCCCACGCCGAATTCATGGCCGTGGGCGGTTTTCTGGGCTACTTCATCGCCGAACAGCTCGGCTGGCCTCTGCCGGTGGCCTATCCGGTGGCCTTTCTGGGCGCCGGCATCGTCGGTTTCCTGAGTTACCGCGGCGTCTTCAAGCCGCTGGCGGATAAAGCCGGCACCACCATCATTCATCTGATGGTGGCCTCCATGGCCCTGGGCTTCATCCTGCGCCATACCACCGGTGAAATCTGGGGCTTTTCCTCCCTCACCTTCGGCATCATCTGGCCCATCTATGAAATCGGTTCCCTTCGCATCAGCCTCCACTGGATAATCATTATCGTTACCGCAATCGCTGTGGGCGTGGGCATGCATTACCTGCTGACCCGCACCAAAATCGGCAAGGCCATCCGGGCCACCGCCTCCAACCCCCGCCTGGCGCTGGCCGCCGGCATCGATACTACCCGGGTGCTGATGATAACCTGGTTTCTGTCAGCCGGCCTGGCCGGCATCGCCGGGCTGTTCCGGGCGGTGGAAACCCGGATTACGCCCTATGTCGGCTGGGACATCATCCTGCCGACCTTTGCCGTGGTGGTACTGGGCGGCATCGGCAGTTTTTACGGCGCCATGGTCGCCGCTTTCGCCATCGGCTTGATGGAGAACATCGGCGTCGTTCTGCTGTCCGAAATCGGCCTGTCCACCCAGTATCGCATGGCTATTCCCTTCATCGTCCTGATAATCGTACTTATTTTCCGGCCCCAGGGGCTGGCGAAAGCGTTTAAGGGTAACTGA
- a CDS encoding ABC transporter related protein (KEGG: adg:Adeg_1488 ABC transporter related protein~PFAM: ABC transporter related~SMART: AAA ATPase): MVEPLLEIKDLKKYYGGLCAVAGVDLEVGRGQFVGLVGPNGCGKTTLLSSIYGLRPSTSGSVTFAGRRIEKMMPHRIYDLGMANAFQFPRLFPTMSVLDNMIIAARNQPGDNVFNSLFRRGAWHRDEERLAIRAMELLEILNISHLTFARAGEMSGGQQKLLEIGRSLMSEPELLLLDEPAAGVNPVLGKQIFEELDRLKAEKGMSFLVIEHRLELLMAHADWVYVMDRGRVVLQGKPEQVVNDPVFFEVYIGSAATTEASDE, encoded by the coding sequence ATGGTTGAACCCCTCCTCGAAATAAAAGACCTCAAGAAATACTACGGCGGACTGTGCGCCGTGGCCGGGGTGGACCTGGAAGTCGGGCGCGGGCAGTTTGTCGGCCTGGTGGGGCCCAACGGTTGCGGCAAGACGACTCTGCTGTCCTCTATCTACGGCCTGCGGCCTTCCACTTCCGGCAGTGTCACCTTCGCCGGACGCCGTATCGAAAAAATGATGCCCCACCGGATATATGACCTGGGCATGGCCAACGCCTTCCAGTTCCCGCGGCTGTTCCCGACGATGTCGGTGCTGGACAACATGATAATCGCCGCCCGGAACCAGCCCGGCGACAATGTCTTCAACAGCCTGTTCCGCCGCGGCGCCTGGCACCGGGATGAGGAGCGCCTGGCCATTCGCGCCATGGAACTGCTGGAAATTTTGAATATCTCCCACCTGACCTTTGCCAGGGCGGGCGAGATGTCCGGCGGCCAGCAGAAACTGCTGGAAATCGGCCGGTCGCTGATGTCGGAGCCGGAGCTTCTGCTCCTGGACGAACCGGCGGCGGGCGTCAATCCGGTGCTGGGCAAGCAGATATTCGAGGAACTGGACCGGCTGAAGGCCGAGAAGGGCATGAGTTTTCTGGTCATCGAACACCGGCTGGAACTGCTGATGGCGCATGCTGACTGGGTGTATGTCATGGACCGCGGTCGGGTGGTGCTTCAGGGCAAGCCGGAGCAGGTAGTCAATGACCCGGTCTTCTTCGAGGTTTATATCGGCAGTGCCGCGACGACGGAGGCTTCCGATGAGTGA
- a CDS encoding 6-pyruvoyl tetrahydropterin synthase and hypothetical protein (PFAM: 6-pyruvoyl tetrahydropterin synthase and hypothetical protein~KEGG: det:DET1605 6-pyruvoyl tetrahydrobiopterin synthase, putative): MYRISVESHFDSAHFLRGYGGKCEQLHGHRYRVMVKVAAAELDDTGLACDFTELKALLKPVLARYDHTLLNDVPPFDTINPSAENIARVIFEALAPEITGVQLESVTVWESPESSAEYRPD; this comes from the coding sequence ATGTACCGTATCAGTGTGGAAAGCCACTTCGATTCTGCCCATTTCCTCCGCGGCTACGGCGGCAAGTGTGAACAGCTTCACGGCCACCGCTACCGGGTAATGGTCAAAGTGGCGGCCGCCGAACTGGATGACACCGGCCTGGCCTGTGATTTCACCGAACTGAAAGCCCTGCTCAAACCGGTGCTGGCACGCTATGACCACACCCTGCTCAATGACGTACCGCCGTTCGATACCATCAACCCTTCCGCGGAAAACATCGCCCGCGTCATCTTTGAGGCGCTGGCGCCGGAGATTACCGGCGTTCAACTGGAATCGGTCACGGTGTGGGAGTCTCCGGAGTCTTCGGCGGAATACCGGCCCGATTAA
- a CDS encoding ABC transporter related protein (KEGG: iho:Igni_0732 ABC transporter related~PFAM: ABC transporter related~SMART: AAA ATPase) gives MSDILTAENIVAGYGDVHIVHNVSVRLEEGGNVAVIGPNGSGKSTLLKALLGFATLFEGRVTFDGRDVTNITPDKTVAMGLGYVSQTDNVFANLTIQENLEMGAFTRHDGAGVKADIQRMYGMFPELERRKKFYAGSLSGGERQMLAIARAMMANPRALLLDEPLASLSHKAVETIIDKLRLINETGTALMIIEQNTRRILAFSERAYVLVTGKLALEGPAATILENEDARKRYLGLS, from the coding sequence ATGAGTGATATTCTGACCGCTGAAAACATCGTCGCCGGCTACGGCGACGTCCATATCGTTCACAACGTATCCGTCCGCCTGGAAGAAGGCGGCAACGTGGCCGTCATCGGGCCCAACGGCTCCGGTAAATCCACCCTCCTGAAAGCCCTGCTGGGTTTCGCTACGCTGTTCGAGGGCCGGGTTACCTTCGACGGGCGGGATGTGACCAATATAACACCGGACAAGACGGTGGCCATGGGCCTGGGTTACGTTTCGCAGACCGACAATGTCTTCGCCAATCTCACCATCCAGGAGAACCTGGAGATGGGCGCCTTCACCCGGCACGACGGCGCCGGCGTCAAGGCCGATATCCAGCGGATGTACGGCATGTTCCCGGAACTGGAGCGGCGCAAGAAGTTTTATGCCGGCAGTCTGTCCGGCGGCGAGCGCCAGATGCTGGCCATCGCCCGGGCGATGATGGCCAACCCGCGGGCGTTACTGCTGGACGAGCCGCTGGCCTCGCTGTCGCACAAGGCGGTGGAGACCATCATCGACAAGCTCCGGCTCATCAATGAGACCGGCACGGCGCTGATGATTATCGAACAGAACACCCGCCGCATTCTGGCCTTCTCCGAGCGCGCCTATGTGCTGGTGACCGGTAAGCTGGCGCTGGAAGGCCCGGCGGCCACCATCCTGGAGAACGAGGACGCCCGCAAACGCTATCTGGGACTGAGCTGA
- a CDS encoding inner-membrane translocator (PFAM: inner-membrane translocator~KEGG: adg:Adeg_1487 inner-membrane translocator) translates to MDPLLVYALNALVYIGIFAIVAKSLNAEYGYTGLANFGKVAFFMIGAYSYAILIDVGVIWPLALVLAGAISSLFGLLISLPAIRLREDYLAIVTLTFGEILRIFFKAEDWLANGVWGINIPSVFAADDFALRLWLNLALVAGVLLLCYLFMHYLTNSPFGRIMRALRDDEVAADAIGKNRIKYKSIVFMIGSAMAGLGGALFANFLGYITPDSFLPIITFTIWMMVMLGGPASNVGVIVGAAAVQLFERGTIILKDYITLPIDPTNLQNIMFGVIIILILMYRPGGLFKESKINTLGTRRAMRWLNPSSK, encoded by the coding sequence ATGGACCCGTTACTGGTATACGCGCTGAACGCTCTGGTTTACATCGGCATCTTTGCCATTGTAGCCAAGTCGCTCAATGCCGAATACGGCTACACCGGCCTGGCCAACTTCGGCAAGGTGGCCTTCTTCATGATCGGCGCTTACAGCTACGCCATCCTCATCGATGTCGGCGTAATCTGGCCGCTGGCGCTGGTGCTGGCCGGGGCGATTTCATCCCTCTTCGGCCTGCTGATTTCCCTGCCGGCCATCCGGCTCCGTGAAGATTATCTGGCCATCGTTACCCTGACCTTCGGTGAAATACTGCGTATCTTCTTCAAGGCCGAGGACTGGCTGGCCAACGGTGTCTGGGGCATCAACATCCCCTCGGTCTTCGCCGCCGATGATTTTGCTCTCCGGCTGTGGCTCAACCTGGCGCTGGTGGCCGGCGTGCTTCTGCTGTGTTACCTGTTCATGCACTACCTGACCAACTCGCCCTTCGGCCGTATCATGCGCGCCCTGCGGGATGACGAGGTGGCCGCCGATGCCATCGGCAAGAACCGCATCAAGTACAAGTCCATCGTTTTCATGATCGGCTCGGCCATGGCCGGCCTGGGCGGGGCGCTCTTTGCCAATTTCCTGGGCTACATCACCCCGGATTCCTTCCTGCCCATCATCACCTTCACCATCTGGATGATGGTTATGCTGGGCGGTCCGGCCAGTAATGTCGGCGTCATCGTCGGCGCGGCGGCGGTTCAGCTCTTCGAGCGTGGCACCATCATCCTCAAGGACTACATAACTCTGCCCATCGACCCGACCAATCTCCAGAACATCATGTTCGGCGTTATCATCATCCTGATACTGATGTACCGCCCCGGCGGCCTGTTCAAGGAGAGCAAAATCAACACCCTGGGCACAAGGAGGGCCATGCGATGGCTGAATCCCTCCTCGAAATAA